In Verrucomicrobiota bacterium, the DNA window ATCTCGTTTATGTAGCCAAGGAGCCCTACACTCATCATGTAGTTAGTCGGTTTACTTTAGATGGGAATCGAGTGGACCCGGCAAGCGAGCGCATTCTTCTCAAAGGAGATGATCAGTCCAGGATTGCGGGGCGTGTTCCGGCGGGTCACCAGGGGGGACCCATCCGTTTTGGACCGGACGGGAAATTGTATATTGCGAACGGCGAACACCTCAACGGAGAAGCATCTCAATCATTAACAACGATTCAGGGGAAAATACTCCGAATCAATCCCGATGGTTCCATCCCTAAGGACAATCCCTTTTATCGGCAAACCTACGGAAAATACCGCTCCATTTACGCCATCGGAATTCGCAATCCCTGGGGCATGGATTTTATGCCGGGGACAACTCGTCTGTTTGAGTCGGATGTAGGCCAATCAACTTACGAGGAAATCAATGAGATCTTTTCGGGGCACAACTATGGATGGCCCAAGGCTGAAGGACCTTCAGCGCAAGGTGAATACACCAATCCGGTTTACCATTATCCGACAACCGTAGGTCGCTGTATTGCGGGTGGAGTCTTTTATCCTCAAGCGGGCAACTTTCCAGAGCCATGGAAAGGAAAGTTCTTCTTCGTCGATTGGGCTTCTAACTGGGTGAAAGCGATTGATGTGAATGATCCAGGTGAGGTCTTGGATTTTGCAAGCGACCTGAATAAACCGGTTTGGAATGAAGTGCATCCGGACGGATCGATGTGGGTGATGAATCGCGGAACCATCTGGCGTGACGCGAACAAGTTTCAAGAGGACTCCGGTAGCTTGGTGGTATTTCGCTACACTGGCGAGAGTACTCAGAAACCGCCCGAACTTTACGCTGAAAGATTATCTGATCTTGGCATTTTCACTGATCTATCGAAACAAACGGTGCAGGATGGTTTTGTGGAGGCCAAAATGAATGCTCCTCCCTGGCTGCCCGGTTTGAAGGTTAGGACCTATTTCAAGCTGCCAGAAGGTAAGCGTATTCAACTTTCGTTCGGCGATGAGTGGATTATGCCTGAGCGGACGGTTATTGTGCAGCACTACTCAACCGTAGGCGGCTTGCCACACGAAACGCATGTATTTCGAGCCTTGCCTGACTTGAAGTTTCAAGCGGTTGCCTATCGCTGGAACAAGGAGGCTAATGAGAGTGTTGTAGTAAAGCGTGGGGAGATTGTTTCGCTCCCGGATGATTCGGGTATTCAATACTTTTCTCCAGGCCCGGAAAGAAGTTTAAATCCTCAGCAGTCATTTTTGGGCTTTCTTCCAAAGATTAATATGCGGCAATTCAATACTGGCACCCAAATCAGCGATTGGAGTTCGATGGGGCTGCTGGATATTCGTTTTCGAGAGAAGGATATTTCGCGACTTGAACGATTGGCCTCTATAGAGGATCCCGAAGCAAGTCTCGAATTGAGAGCCCGCAGCTATTTGGATGTGAATTGTGCCAGCTGCCATCAACCGGGTGGACCTTCCAGGGGTAATTTCGATGCAAGGTTCATAACCGCGTTAGCGGATCAAAATATTATTCATGGAGAGTTGATGGCCGGCGATCTGGGAATTGAAGGAGCCAAGGTGGTTGTGCCAGGAGATCCCGATCGATCCATTTTGTTGCAAAGAATGACACACAAAGGTCCATTTAAAATGCCGCCGGTTTCTGTCCATAATGTGGAGTCACCCGCAATAGAAGTCATTGAAGCTTGGATACGTGGGTTGGAAGATAATTGACGATGAATTCTCAAAGTAATTGTAGGAGGGGCTTTATGCCCCGATCGCTCGAAAGGCTACCAAAAAATCGCGGGATAAACCCGCTCCTACAGTTTAGGAACTATAAGGTAGGAGTGAGGTTGTTATTTGTCACCAGACGGCTCGAAGATGTATATAAAGCTAAGGCAAGACGCCTGTGCTACTTTATGCTGACTATTATTCTATTCGGATGCTCTCAGGAAAATAGTTCACCGTTCGTTATTCTCACCGACGGCATCGATGAAACTGCGGGCAATGTTCCATGTTACATTATTACTACCCCAATAGCCACCTACTACCTTGAAAAGGAAGGTGGGGGACTTTCCAGCATGCTCGACGTCGAAGGAGTCGATTGGATAGGGTTTCATAAGGATCTAGGGACAGAGTCGAAGGGTGAATACCGTGGATTTCCCAACGCCATCCATAAACAGGATGGAAGTTATTTTCATGCTCGAAACGCAGGCACGGATCCATCCACTTCAACGATCACGATTCAAGAGCCCAATCGCATTCAAATCGTATTTACCTCTGAGAATGGACAATGGGAAGGTGTGTGGGATTTTTCACCGACGCACTGTGACTTTACCATGAATCGGGTGAGTCCCGGTCGGCAGTACTGGATTTTGTATGAAGGCGTTCCGGGAGGGAAGTTGGATAAGACGGACTTCTGGTATTCTTCGAAGGACGAAGTAGCTCATTCGATCGATGAAAAGCAGAACGATGATTTACCTGGCCCTGAATGGATAGCGTTTGGGGATGTCACTTCGCCTCGAATGATAGTCCTGGTTAATCATTTGGACGATGTATTTCCTGACCGTTATTACAATATGCGGGATGAAATGACGGTATTTGGATTTGGTAGAGCCGGAGGTGAAAAATATTTGGATAGTCCACTCTC includes these proteins:
- a CDS encoding PQQ-dependent sugar dehydrogenase, which codes for MVKVLYISFYDFIKRHGILRFLLSTRHCRDAVALAIGSEWVGTPRRGVRGFCRHYCGRPGGPSLPIEAVTAGQVRLPLVAAIIKYLGSATTYLMGALSILFSGPSALLAEATLLEGFEETVVVENINAGTAISILPDGRVIYAEQTGYLRMVIDEQLLPEPVLDISEKLDTYWERGLIGVTYDPDFPLSPYLYLVYVAKEPYTHHVVSRFTLDGNRVDPASERILLKGDDQSRIAGRVPAGHQGGPIRFGPDGKLYIANGEHLNGEASQSLTTIQGKILRINPDGSIPKDNPFYRQTYGKYRSIYAIGIRNPWGMDFMPGTTRLFESDVGQSTYEEINEIFSGHNYGWPKAEGPSAQGEYTNPVYHYPTTVGRCIAGGVFYPQAGNFPEPWKGKFFFVDWASNWVKAIDVNDPGEVLDFASDLNKPVWNEVHPDGSMWVMNRGTIWRDANKFQEDSGSLVVFRYTGESTQKPPELYAERLSDLGIFTDLSKQTVQDGFVEAKMNAPPWLPGLKVRTYFKLPEGKRIQLSFGDEWIMPERTVIVQHYSTVGGLPHETHVFRALPDLKFQAVAYRWNKEANESVVVKRGEIVSLPDDSGIQYFSPGPERSLNPQQSFLGFLPKINMRQFNTGTQISDWSSMGLLDIRFREKDISRLERLASIEDPEASLELRARSYLDVNCASCHQPGGPSRGNFDARFITALADQNIIHGELMAGDLGIEGAKVVVPGDPDRSILLQRMTHKGPFKMPPVSVHNVESPAIEVIEAWIRGLEDN